A genomic region of Syntrophobacterales bacterium contains the following coding sequences:
- a CDS encoding 4Fe-4S binding protein, with protein sequence MARINSPFELEELRKQILSVRDPNKPCITLCAGSACNASGSREVARSLEEEIQKQGLSSTVDIRQTGCHGYCERGPIIVVGPEKICYFQIKPEDIAEIITETIVNKKVVDRLLYVDPATNEKIVHEHDIPFYKNQERIVFGANSSVDPKSIDDYLAIGGYSALAKALSQMTPDGVLQEVKKANLRGRGGGGFPAGVKWEGSRNAPGDIKYVIVNADEGDPGAYMDRSLLEGNPHAVLEGLAIGAYTVGCSEGYIYVRQEYPLAVENIFTAIRQAEEYGLLGENILGTGFSFKVIVHQGAGAFVCGESTALMTALEGRAGEPRPKYIRSNVVGLWGRPSVLNNVETWANVPLIINKGADWFTSIGTETSKGTKIFSLVGKITNTGLVEVPMGTPIKDIIYTIGGGIPGGKKFKAVQTGGPSGGCLPESLLDLPVGFDELTKAGSMMGSGGMIVMDEDTCMVDVARYFLDFLTDESCGKCVPCREGMRQMLKILTNITQGKGREGDIELLEELAETAIEGALCALGKSSPNPFLSTLKYFRDEYEAHVKEKRCPALSCKELISFYIEPEKCKACMTCARKCPSDAIISGKNLIHIVDQEKCTKCGTCFDVCPPRFRAVTKISGVPVPPPIPEEARTIVREKQK encoded by the coding sequence ATGGCGCGTATAAATTCACCATTTGAATTGGAAGAACTCAGGAAGCAGATTCTGTCGGTAAGAGACCCGAACAAACCTTGTATCACGCTATGCGCCGGATCGGCCTGTAACGCCTCCGGTAGCAGGGAGGTTGCCAGAAGCCTTGAAGAGGAGATTCAAAAGCAGGGCTTGAGCAGTACTGTGGATATCAGGCAGACGGGTTGCCACGGATACTGCGAGCGGGGTCCCATTATTGTCGTGGGCCCCGAGAAAATATGCTATTTTCAGATAAAGCCGGAGGATATTGCTGAAATAATCACCGAGACTATCGTGAACAAGAAGGTGGTGGATCGTCTTCTTTATGTTGATCCCGCCACCAACGAGAAAATTGTCCATGAGCACGACATTCCTTTCTATAAAAACCAGGAGCGTATCGTTTTCGGCGCTAATAGCAGTGTCGATCCGAAGAGCATTGACGACTATCTGGCGATCGGGGGTTACAGTGCCCTTGCTAAAGCCCTCTCCCAGATGACCCCGGATGGGGTGTTGCAGGAAGTGAAGAAGGCAAATCTCAGGGGTCGTGGCGGTGGAGGTTTCCCTGCAGGTGTGAAATGGGAAGGGTCCCGCAATGCGCCCGGAGATATCAAGTACGTGATTGTAAATGCTGACGAGGGTGACCCAGGGGCGTACATGGATAGGTCCCTATTGGAAGGGAATCCTCATGCGGTCTTGGAAGGTCTTGCCATTGGCGCCTATACGGTAGGCTGTTCCGAAGGTTACATCTACGTCCGGCAGGAATATCCCTTGGCCGTTGAGAACATCTTTACCGCCATCAGGCAGGCTGAAGAGTACGGTCTCTTGGGCGAGAACATCCTCGGTACAGGCTTCAGTTTCAAGGTAATCGTTCATCAAGGTGCGGGCGCTTTCGTTTGTGGTGAGTCAACTGCCCTTATGACCGCCCTTGAGGGGAGGGCCGGAGAGCCACGACCCAAGTATATCCGTTCTAACGTTGTGGGCCTCTGGGGAAGACCGAGTGTGCTCAACAATGTGGAGACTTGGGCGAATGTTCCCCTTATTATCAATAAAGGTGCCGACTGGTTTACCAGTATCGGTACTGAGACCTCAAAAGGAACAAAAATCTTTTCCCTCGTGGGAAAGATCACCAACACGGGCCTCGTTGAAGTGCCCATGGGTACCCCAATCAAAGATATAATCTATACGATAGGCGGCGGTATTCCAGGAGGTAAGAAATTCAAGGCAGTACAGACCGGAGGACCATCCGGAGGATGCCTCCCCGAGAGCCTTCTTGATCTGCCCGTCGGTTTTGATGAGCTCACCAAGGCAGGCTCAATGATGGGTTCAGGCGGCATGATCGTAATGGATGAAGATACGTGTATGGTGGACGTTGCCCGCTACTTCCTCGACTTTCTGACCGATGAATCGTGCGGCAAGTGTGTTCCCTGTCGTGAGGGTATGAGGCAGATGTTGAAGATCCTCACAAATATTACCCAAGGCAAAGGGAGGGAAGGCGATATTGAGCTTCTTGAGGAGTTGGCCGAGACCGCCATTGAAGGAGCCCTCTGTGCATTGGGTAAAAGCTCACCAAATCCGTTTTTGAGTACCCTCAAATATTTCAGAGACGAATACGAAGCCCACGTGAAGGAAAAAAGATGCCCGGCACTGTCCTGTAAGGAATTGATTTCCTTCTACATTGAGCCGGAGAAGTGCAAAGCCTGTATGACCTGCGCCAGGAAATGTCCCTCGGACGCGATTATAAGCGGCAAAAACCTGATCCATATCGTTGACCAGGAGAAATGTACGAAGTGTGGAACATGCTTCGACGTATGTCCTCCTCGTTTTCGTGCGGTGACGAAAATCTCAGGCGTGCCTGTGCCGCCCCCCATACCTGAAGAAGCGAGAACGATAGTCAGGGAGAAACAAAAATGA
- a CDS encoding (2Fe-2S)-binding protein, protein MSEILFEIDGKQVTAKEGMTLLEAAKTVGIKIPTLCYHEKLEPFGGCRLCIVEVESRGWTKLAVSCVYPVEKNIIVRTRSEKVDRIRRMILQLLLAHAPDAFDLQDLAKEYGADKDRFEKEPSFCVHCGLCVRYCDEVKKKNAIGFVDRGIRKEINFIPDIAAKECWNCKECFPLCPTEALQAAFVLVEALAFPAAEAAKG, encoded by the coding sequence ATGAGTGAAATCCTCTTTGAGATTGATGGAAAACAAGTAACGGCGAAAGAGGGGATGACCCTCCTTGAAGCAGCAAAGACTGTAGGGATAAAAATACCCACCCTTTGCTACCACGAGAAGCTTGAACCCTTTGGGGGTTGCAGGCTCTGCATCGTGGAGGTGGAGAGCCGCGGGTGGACTAAACTCGCTGTCTCCTGCGTCTACCCCGTGGAGAAAAATATTATCGTAAGAACGAGGTCCGAGAAGGTGGATAGGATCCGAAGAATGATCCTCCAACTTCTGCTTGCCCATGCCCCTGATGCTTTTGATCTTCAGGATCTGGCAAAAGAGTACGGCGCGGATAAAGACCGTTTTGAGAAGGAACCTTCTTTCTGCGTCCATTGCGGTCTCTGCGTAAGGTATTGTGATGAAGTGAAGAAAAAGAATGCTATTGGCTTTGTTGATAGAGGTATCCGCAAAGAGATTAACTTCATCCCTGATATTGCCGCAAAGGAGTGCTGGAATTGTAAGGAATGCTTTCCCCTCTGCCCCACCGAGGCGCTCCAGGCAGCTTTCGTGCTTGTTGAGGCCCTCGCATTTCCGGCGGCTGAAGCCGCAAAAGGATAA
- a CDS encoding glycosyltransferase family 39 protein, with amino-acid sequence METDFQVQNPRLILFFILCLASALRVLNVLTTSAIDMDGTFYANIGEAYSRGAFREGLNGIFPPVYPMLIGFTHLVIPDLETAAVVVSFTAGLFTVYLSFFFCKKLIGEVQALYGAFFVAINPYLVKFSASVLTESVATLLVLVTVFTFYTGWSKGNQKHIVLSGFFLSLTYLTRPEYLIYCIPLSALLLARKRFLYFFLFLLSFAVLTGAYIYWMKLETGLIVFSKKAILAKQQSITSGSPNAYLLPIAGFSRIAIRSYSVFIDLLNGILPQFALLAVWGIKRTKKDYRILISLLVLFHVMPMIAMSAFSKRFYVELFPLLIPFFVAGLFSLKSVIQRFRPGTKACYAIVAIIISFSLFQGINLPDQGRVFNKKAGLYLLSHDPHTIVASRLPFISFYSRGKWSYLPWLAKGVDTCPEFFAQAQMEGVAYAAVDEKIARENPFIAECLNTMEPVVKFDDDNEFVKIYRLSPNP; translated from the coding sequence TTGGAGACAGACTTTCAAGTCCAGAACCCCCGTCTGATCCTGTTCTTCATCCTATGTCTCGCCTCAGCGCTGCGAGTCCTTAATGTTCTCACCACTTCCGCCATCGATATGGACGGAACGTTCTATGCCAATATAGGCGAAGCCTATTCCCGCGGGGCGTTCCGTGAAGGCTTGAACGGGATTTTCCCGCCCGTTTACCCTATGCTCATCGGGTTCACCCATCTCGTTATTCCCGATCTTGAGACAGCGGCCGTCGTTGTCTCCTTTACAGCAGGCCTTTTCACGGTGTACCTCTCCTTTTTCTTTTGCAAAAAACTGATAGGGGAAGTTCAGGCACTTTACGGTGCTTTTTTTGTCGCCATAAATCCGTATTTGGTGAAGTTTTCAGCTTCAGTCCTCACCGAATCGGTTGCCACATTGCTTGTTCTTGTGACAGTCTTTACATTTTACACAGGGTGGAGCAAAGGCAATCAAAAACATATAGTGCTCTCGGGATTCTTTCTTTCGCTCACCTATCTGACGAGACCGGAGTATCTGATCTATTGCATTCCCCTATCCGCCTTGCTCCTTGCAAGGAAACGATTTCTTTACTTCTTTCTCTTTCTCCTCTCCTTTGCCGTCCTTACGGGTGCATACATTTACTGGATGAAATTGGAAACGGGTCTCATTGTGTTCAGTAAGAAGGCGATTCTCGCCAAACAACAAAGTATCACCAGCGGCTCTCCCAACGCATATCTCCTTCCCATCGCCGGGTTTTCCCGCATCGCCATACGCAGTTATAGTGTTTTCATTGATTTACTTAATGGCATACTGCCACAGTTTGCTCTACTGGCAGTATGGGGGATCAAGCGGACCAAAAAGGATTACCGGATACTTATAAGTTTGCTGGTTCTTTTTCACGTAATGCCAATGATCGCCATGTCCGCCTTCTCAAAAAGGTTCTATGTCGAGCTGTTTCCTCTGCTTATTCCGTTTTTTGTAGCAGGGCTCTTTTCGCTGAAGTCGGTAATACAGAGATTCCGTCCCGGCACAAAGGCCTGCTATGCCATCGTAGCCATTATCATCAGCTTCTCTCTATTTCAGGGGATCAATCTACCCGATCAAGGTCGCGTATTCAATAAAAAGGCAGGTCTCTATCTTCTATCCCATGATCCCCACACAATCGTGGCATCAAGACTTCCATTTATATCTTTCTACTCAAGGGGGAAATGGAGCTACCTTCCCTGGCTCGCAAAAGGGGTGGATACATGCCCCGAATTTTTCGCCCAAGCCCAGATGGAAGGGGTCGCCTATGCGGCAGTAGACGAGAAAATAGCGAGAGAAAACCCGTTTATCGCGGAGTGTCTAAATACAATGGAACCGGTTGTAAAATTCGACGATGACAATGAATTTGTGAAAATCTACCGCTTGAGTCCAAACCCTTAA
- a CDS encoding methyltransferase domain-containing protein, producing MYDASGGKNLRGIKIYALGLAKRALEKGLGKFGYGITKIDRCALAARHAGLNNLAGNNKRIHYACGFQMFKGWLNVDAELLFKTKPGFLCETVNLVGPHPFPDNWFDYGFCEDFLEHLNQSDSMIFLSETYRTFKPGGVLRLSFPGLEGVLERHYQGQTYEAYRKGKTEAYTSWNHVHFYSREELILVCRHIGFMDIKFVSYGESAHEPLRDLDHREEQKDLNIYVELTK from the coding sequence ATGTATGATGCTTCGGGAGGGAAGAATTTGAGGGGGATAAAGATTTATGCGCTCGGTCTTGCAAAGAGAGCCCTGGAAAAGGGTCTCGGTAAGTTTGGCTATGGGATTACCAAGATTGACAGGTGTGCCCTTGCGGCACGGCATGCAGGTCTCAACAACCTCGCCGGTAACAACAAGAGGATACATTATGCGTGCGGATTCCAAATGTTCAAAGGATGGCTCAATGTCGATGCTGAGTTGCTCTTTAAGACCAAGCCCGGATTTCTTTGCGAGACAGTAAATCTAGTGGGTCCTCACCCTTTCCCCGATAACTGGTTTGACTACGGCTTCTGCGAAGACTTTTTAGAACATCTGAATCAGAGCGATTCCATGATTTTTCTCTCCGAAACGTATAGGACATTTAAGCCCGGAGGAGTCCTCAGGCTTTCCTTCCCAGGGCTTGAAGGGGTTCTGGAGAGGCACTATCAGGGACAGACGTACGAGGCGTATAGAAAAGGCAAAACTGAAGCCTACACGTCGTGGAACCATGTGCATTTCTATTCCAGGGAGGAATTGATCCTAGTATGCAGGCACATAGGCTTCATGGATATCAAGTTCGTGAGTTACGGCGAATCTGCCCATGAACCTTTAAGGGACCTTGATCATAGAGAAGAACAGAAAGACTTGAATATCTACGTTGAGTTGACGAAATAA
- the rpsB gene encoding 30S ribosomal protein S2: MSNLTIKQLLEAGVHFGHQTKRWNPKMKPYIFGARNGIYIIDLQRTLKMFKEAYNFVKEVAARNEYVLFVGTKKQAQEAISEEAKRCGAFHVRVRWLGGTLTNFQTIEKSLDRLRKYEELKESDIYKVLPKKEAIGIEKERQKLEKNIGGIKGMDRLPGVIYIVDPKKEYIAVNEAKKLGIPTVGIVDTNCDPDDIDYIIPGNDDAIRAIKLITSKIADAVLEGKALYIEEFQAKEEGGEEPKPFVDESILEEKYDDHTNSGN, encoded by the coding sequence ATGTCTAATCTTACCATCAAACAATTACTCGAGGCAGGCGTGCACTTTGGGCACCAGACTAAGCGCTGGAACCCCAAGATGAAACCGTACATCTTCGGCGCCAGGAACGGCATCTATATCATCGACTTGCAGAGGACGCTAAAAATGTTCAAGGAAGCGTACAACTTCGTAAAAGAGGTAGCCGCCAGGAATGAATATGTCCTTTTTGTGGGTACAAAGAAGCAGGCCCAGGAAGCCATATCCGAGGAAGCAAAGAGATGCGGGGCGTTCCATGTCAGAGTAAGATGGCTTGGAGGTACCCTTACAAACTTCCAGACAATCGAAAAAAGTCTTGACAGGCTGAGGAAATATGAGGAACTGAAAGAAAGCGATATTTACAAAGTGCTTCCCAAGAAGGAGGCTATCGGTATAGAGAAGGAGCGGCAGAAACTAGAAAAGAACATAGGCGGCATCAAAGGCATGGACCGGCTTCCCGGGGTAATTTACATCGTGGATCCCAAGAAAGAATACATTGCAGTAAATGAAGCGAAGAAACTGGGGATACCGACAGTCGGCATAGTCGACACCAATTGCGATCCCGATGATATTGACTACATCATCCCCGGAAACGACGATGCCATAAGGGCAATAAAACTGATTACCTCAAAGATTGCTGATGCGGTCCTTGAAGGAAAGGCACTATATATTGAGGAGTTCCAGGCGAAGGAGGAAGGAGGCGAGGAGCCGAAGCCCTTCGTAGACGAGAGCATACTTGAAGAAAAATATGACGATCACACGAACAGTGGCAATTAG
- the tsf gene encoding translation elongation factor Ts translates to MEITAELVKKLREKTGVGLMDCKEALKNAQGDMDKAIEYLREKGLAKLQKRMGRVASEGIIASYIHTGGKIGVMVEVNCETDFVANTPQFQEFAKDLAMQVAASNPTYVRREDVPEEAKEKEKHIYRVQAIESGKPEKIVDKIAEGKMEKYFQEVCLIEQAFIKNPDVTIKDLLEELIVKMGEKIIVNRFVRFQLGETLAA, encoded by the coding sequence ATGGAAATCACTGCGGAACTTGTGAAGAAACTAAGAGAAAAGACAGGCGTAGGACTCATGGACTGCAAAGAGGCATTGAAAAATGCCCAAGGCGACATGGATAAGGCCATTGAGTATTTGAGGGAAAAAGGACTTGCTAAACTGCAGAAACGAATGGGAAGAGTCGCCTCTGAAGGTATAATTGCATCCTATATCCATACAGGCGGCAAGATAGGTGTTATGGTCGAAGTAAACTGCGAAACGGATTTTGTGGCAAATACCCCACAATTTCAGGAATTTGCGAAAGATCTGGCCATGCAGGTCGCCGCATCCAATCCCACGTACGTAAGAAGGGAAGATGTACCAGAAGAAGCAAAAGAGAAAGAGAAACATATTTACCGGGTCCAAGCCATTGAGTCAGGGAAACCGGAGAAGATTGTTGACAAGATCGCCGAAGGAAAAATGGAAAAGTATTTTCAGGAAGTATGCCTTATCGAGCAGGCCTTCATAAAGAATCCTGATGTTACGATCAAAGACCTTCTGGAAGAGCTCATTGTAAAGATGGGCGAGAAGATTATTGTCAACAGGTTCGTAAGATTTCAGCTTGGCGAGACGCTCGCCGCCTAA
- the pyrH gene encoding UMP kinase — MKYKKILLKLSGEALMGTKGHGLDPDTLSAVASEIRGIKDLGCEIAVVVGAGNIMRGVKAETQGIDRVTGDYMGMIATVINALALQAAFENAGMPSLVQSAIRMEGIAEPYVRRKAISHLALGQIVIFAGGTGNPYFTTDTAAALRAVEIKADVMCKATKVDGIFDKDPEIHKDAVFLPEVTYMEAIDKNLGVMDVTAITLCRNHKLPIIVFNIRGENMKKAVMGEPVGTIVRR; from the coding sequence ATGAAGTATAAAAAAATTCTCCTAAAGCTGAGCGGAGAAGCCCTGATGGGTACTAAAGGACACGGGTTGGACCCTGATACCCTTTCAGCTGTCGCATCCGAGATTAGAGGAATAAAGGACCTTGGATGCGAGATTGCCGTGGTAGTGGGCGCAGGCAACATTATGAGGGGCGTCAAAGCGGAGACGCAGGGCATAGACCGGGTAACCGGGGATTATATGGGTATGATAGCCACGGTAATAAATGCCCTTGCTCTCCAAGCTGCCTTCGAAAATGCGGGTATGCCGTCTTTGGTCCAGAGCGCAATCAGAATGGAAGGGATTGCGGAGCCGTACGTGAGGCGAAAGGCGATCTCACATCTTGCATTAGGTCAGATCGTCATATTCGCGGGCGGCACAGGAAATCCTTACTTTACCACCGATACGGCGGCAGCTCTCCGGGCGGTGGAGATTAAGGCTGATGTGATGTGCAAGGCCACTAAAGTTGACGGTATTTTCGACAAGGACCCGGAGATCCACAAAGATGCCGTGTTCCTGCCTGAGGTCACCTATATGGAAGCCATTGACAAAAACCTCGGGGTGATGGATGTAACCGCGATTACCCTTTGCAGGAATCACAAACTCCCGATCATTGTGTTTAATATAAGAGGGGAAAACATGAAGAAAGCGGTTATGGGGGAGCCCGTCGGGACTATCGTGAGGAGGTAA
- the frr gene encoding ribosome recycling factor, with protein sequence MKSQVMEELEDKLRKSLITLQKDMSKLRTGVASVTLLEDIKVSYYNQPTPLNQVATIGVQDSRTITIQPWDNSAISEIEKAIQKSDLGVTPMSDGKTIRLSFPKLTEERRKELTKLGSKMLESMRVAMRNVRREINEKIKKLEKDKLISKDDLHKDQEDVQKLTDRYIEMAEKAYSEKEKEILEI encoded by the coding sequence ATGAAAAGCCAGGTTATGGAGGAACTTGAGGACAAGTTGAGGAAATCGCTTATCACTCTCCAAAAAGATATGTCCAAACTGAGAACAGGGGTAGCCTCCGTTACTCTGCTTGAAGATATCAAGGTCAGTTATTATAACCAGCCGACGCCCCTTAACCAAGTGGCAACTATCGGGGTGCAAGACAGCAGGACGATCACCATACAACCGTGGGATAACTCGGCAATCAGCGAAATAGAGAAAGCGATCCAGAAATCGGACCTCGGGGTAACTCCCATGTCAGACGGCAAAACCATCCGGCTTTCTTTCCCCAAACTTACCGAGGAACGAAGAAAAGAGTTGACCAAACTTGGAAGCAAGATGCTGGAAAGCATGCGGGTGGCAATGAGGAACGTGAGGAGGGAGATTAACGAGAAGATAAAGAAGTTGGAAAAAGATAAACTGATCTCAAAAGATGATCTTCATAAAGACCAGGAAGACGTTCAGAAACTGACCGACAGATATATAGAGATGGCGGAGAAGGCGTATTCGGAAAAGGAAAAAGAGATTCTGGAGATCTGA
- a CDS encoding isoprenyl transferase has protein sequence MFNLKTESLPVHVAIIMDGNGRWAKERGLPRVHGHAIGIDSVREIVTATRDLNIPYLTLYAFSRENWSRPREEVRALLKFLEFYLEKEFPLMMDKGIRFNVLGEIGDFPGRLQTKLANVRNATAKNKDLLLNIALSYSGRKEILRAVSAIVDDVKAGKVKRIGENTFKRYLYTRDMPDPDLLIRTSGEMRLSNFLLWQMAYTEIFVTDVLWPDFRKDQYFEALAEFAKRDRRFGSVKED, from the coding sequence ATGTTCAACTTAAAAACTGAGAGTCTTCCGGTCCATGTGGCAATTATCATGGATGGAAATGGGAGATGGGCGAAAGAACGAGGCTTGCCGAGAGTACATGGCCATGCGATAGGTATTGACTCGGTACGGGAAATAGTTACCGCAACAAGAGACCTCAACATTCCATACCTCACCCTTTATGCATTTTCTAGGGAAAATTGGTCAAGACCAAGAGAGGAGGTGCGCGCCCTGCTAAAATTCCTTGAATTTTATCTTGAAAAAGAATTTCCTCTGATGATGGACAAGGGCATACGGTTCAACGTCCTCGGCGAAATCGGGGATTTCCCCGGGCGTCTTCAGACTAAACTGGCCAATGTCAGAAATGCGACCGCAAAGAACAAGGACCTTCTCCTAAATATTGCTCTGAGTTACAGCGGGAGAAAGGAGATACTACGGGCCGTATCCGCGATTGTTGACGACGTGAAAGCGGGAAAAGTCAAAAGGATCGGAGAGAATACTTTTAAGAGATATCTTTATACGAGGGATATGCCTGACCCTGATCTTCTGATCAGGACTAGCGGTGAGATGAGGCTCAGTAATTTTCTTCTATGGCAGATGGCCTATACGGAGATATTCGTGACCGATGTACTCTGGCCTGATTTCAGAAAAGACCAATATTTCGAGGCTCTCGCTGAGTTCGCAAAAAGAGATAGAAGATTCGGGAGTGTAAAGGAAGACTGA
- a CDS encoding phosphatidate cytidylyltransferase, giving the protein MREIRKRVLAGLCLAPPIVFIFCFLPPKGFFIFVVFVSVLAVLELVRMGRIRHKYLLALLALLCLVPLYLESLRVFVLWLLFSPVFYLFAVSLKLHGENDKVNRDIMAALNTLFLAELFVVLPLFYFYLLKETGDFYPLILLFAVWASDIGAFIFGKNFGKKRLVPAISPKKTYEGLAGAITGSMVIVGLSGRFLGLGVSEALALGAMIGILGQTGDIFESIWKRVGEVKDSSSLIPGHGGILDRMDSFIFTAPFLYHYLAGLKV; this is encoded by the coding sequence GTGAGAGAGATTCGTAAAAGGGTACTGGCCGGACTGTGCCTTGCCCCCCCAATAGTCTTTATTTTTTGTTTCCTGCCCCCAAAGGGCTTCTTTATTTTTGTCGTTTTTGTTTCCGTGCTCGCGGTCCTGGAACTGGTCCGCATGGGACGCATCAGGCACAAATACCTCCTTGCCCTCCTGGCGCTTTTGTGTCTCGTCCCTCTCTACCTGGAATCTCTTCGCGTATTCGTGCTATGGCTCCTATTTTCGCCAGTTTTTTACCTTTTTGCTGTTTCTCTTAAACTGCACGGCGAAAACGACAAAGTCAACAGAGACATCATGGCGGCATTAAACACCCTGTTTCTCGCTGAGCTGTTCGTGGTGCTTCCCCTTTTCTATTTTTACCTCCTCAAAGAGACTGGCGATTTTTATCCCCTGATCCTTCTCTTTGCCGTATGGGCAAGCGATATAGGAGCGTTCATTTTTGGGAAAAACTTCGGGAAAAAGCGGCTTGTGCCGGCCATCAGCCCAAAGAAAACCTATGAAGGCTTGGCAGGTGCCATAACAGGAAGCATGGTCATAGTGGGCCTTTCAGGCAGATTCCTCGGGCTTGGTGTTTCGGAGGCTTTAGCTCTTGGAGCGATGATAGGCATCCTGGGTCAGACAGGTGACATTTTCGAGTCTATATGGAAACGGGTGGGCGAGGTGAAGGATTCTTCTTCCCTCATTCCGGGGCACGGAGGTATTCTCGACCGAATGGACAGCTTTATTTTTACTGCGCCCTTTCTTTACCATTATCTCGCGGGCCTAAAGGTATGA
- the dxr gene encoding 1-deoxy-D-xylulose-5-phosphate reductoisomerase, which produces MKKKVLVLGSTGSIGRATLDVIEHLADKFEVVGLACKENLDLLTEQVKKFRPSYVSIYGSYGNTTKQIGTARVLRGMDGIKEMIGMDVHTVVNAMPGSVGLEPTIETLRQNRVLALANKESLVMAGRLVRRFLKEGSGKLIPVDSEHSALYQLLCRVPSAELKTLVITASGGPFWNHRKDALKKVRLEEALKHPTWKMGSKITLDSATLMNKGLEVIEARWLFDIEGDRIKVLVHPESIIHGIVEFVDNGFISYMSYPDMRIPISYALNEEERHPLPFGKLTMEGSFGLTFHPPDPDRFPCLRIAYEALNYGDSAMIAMNSANEIAAQAFMDRRIGFTDIPSVIEDAVQHHPTSAVIDTLDAIWEIHEWTKDYTEKKIEELYD; this is translated from the coding sequence ATGAAGAAAAAAGTTCTTGTGCTTGGATCGACAGGCTCGATAGGACGGGCGACTCTTGATGTGATTGAACATCTGGCCGACAAATTCGAGGTAGTGGGCCTTGCCTGCAAAGAGAACTTGGATCTTTTAACAGAACAGGTCAAGAAATTTCGACCCTCCTATGTCTCCATATACGGTAGCTACGGAAATACGACGAAGCAGATCGGGACGGCGAGGGTGCTTCGCGGTATGGATGGGATCAAGGAGATGATCGGTATGGATGTCCACACTGTGGTAAATGCCATGCCTGGCAGTGTAGGACTGGAACCGACCATTGAAACCCTCAGGCAAAACAGGGTACTTGCCCTCGCAAACAAGGAGAGTCTCGTGATGGCGGGCCGTCTTGTCAGGCGTTTTCTGAAAGAGGGATCCGGGAAGTTGATTCCTGTCGACAGCGAACACTCCGCCCTATATCAGCTCCTTTGCCGTGTCCCGTCGGCAGAACTGAAGACCCTCGTGATCACCGCCTCAGGAGGGCCTTTCTGGAATCACAGAAAAGATGCCCTTAAAAAGGTCAGGTTGGAAGAGGCTCTTAAACACCCGACATGGAAAATGGGGAGCAAGATCACCCTAGACTCGGCGACCCTGATGAATAAAGGTCTTGAAGTGATTGAGGCCCGCTGGCTTTTCGACATTGAGGGGGATCGCATCAAGGTTCTTGTCCATCCGGAGAGTATAATTCACGGCATAGTCGAATTCGTCGATAACGGATTTATCTCCTATATGTCCTATCCTGACATGAGGATACCCATCTCTTACGCTCTGAACGAGGAAGAGAGGCATCCCCTCCCTTTCGGCAAACTGACCATGGAAGGATCGTTCGGTCTGACCTTCCACCCCCCTGATCCAGACAGATTTCCGTGCTTGCGCATTGCGTACGAAGCTCTGAATTATGGCGACAGTGCCATGATCGCTATGAACAGCGCTAATGAAATAGCAGCCCAGGCTTTTATGGATAGAAGGATCGGTTTTACCGACATCCCTTCCGTTATAGAGGATGCCGTTCAACACCACCCGACATCAGCAGTTATTGACACTCTTGACGCAATATGGGAAATTCATGAGTGGACGAAAGATTATACGGAAAAGAAGATAGAGGAGCTCTATGATTAA